The Deinococcus puniceus genome segment CAGTTCCTTGGTGCGCCGCGTGGAGTCGGCGGGGTGGCTGTTGCCGCCGTCAATGATGATGTCGCCGGGTTCGAGGAAGGGCTTGACGTGATTGATGAATTCATCGACTGCCGCGCCCGCCTTCACCATCAGCATGACCTTGCGGGGCCGCTTGAGCAGCGCCACGAAGCCTTCCACCGAATCCGCGCCCACGATGGTGAGGCCACTGGCCCGCCCGCCCGTAAATGCCGTGACTTTGCTGACCGTGCGGTTGAAGGCCGCCACCGTGAAGCCCTTGCTCGCCATGTTCAGAATCAGGTTTTCGCCCATCACCGCGAGGCCGATCACGCCGATGTCGGCCACAGGAGCAACAAGAGAGGCGGCGGGGGCATCGGCAGAGGGGTGCGTCATGCCCCAAGTGTACGCGGGACGCAAAGGCGGGGGCGGGGGCTTGTCGAGAAGGGTGGGTGGGAAGCGGGAAAAGCCTAGGGAAGAGTGGGAGAAAGGCCGTCCTGCTCGCCTCTCCCCCACTCTTCCCAACTCGGATGATGGTCTTTTCCTACGTTCTACCCTCCACGATTCACGTTCTCACCCTCAAACCTCAACGTGAACGGGCGCGGCTTTTTCACCCTTGGGCCGGGTGGGAATCGCCAGATTGGGCATCATCAGGGTGGCGAGGAAAGCGATGATAGCCACGATGATGGCGTAGCGGTAGATGGTGGAGATGGTGTCGGCAAACGCCACTTTTTGGGCGCGAGCACTGGCGACGGCAATCTTCTCACCGTCGTTGACGCCGCTTAAGGCTCCGGCCAACGCAGCGGGGCGGGCCTGTGCAGGCACGCCGCCTGTGGGAATGTTGGTGAGTTGGGCTTTGGCCTCGGCGGGCAGGGCGCTGCTCCCAATGGCCTTAATTGCCGCCGCGTCGCCCGTTTCGATGGCTTTGGTCACGTTGGCACGCAGGGCGTCAAAACTGGCCTTGATCTGTTCGGGGCTGCGGGGCGCGGCATTGCGGTCACCCGTGCCGCCCGTGCCGTTTTTGATCTGTGTGCCAATGGTATTCAATTGCGCGGCCACGCTGCCCGTGTTGGCCTGCGCCTGCGCCGCAAATTGAGTGGACAGATTAGAGGTCAGGCCAGCGGTCAGCACTGCCCCAAAAATGGCTGTGCCGATGGTGCTGCCCATCTGCTGAAAGAACTGCCCGGCGCTGGTGGCGACGCCAATTTCCCAAGGCTTGACGGCCAACTGGACGGCAGTGGTATACAGCGGCAGCGCGGGGCCGAGGCCGAGGCCCAGCAACACCATGCGGGTAATAACGCTGCCATACGAGGAATCGGCATTCAGGGTGGACAGGAAGAAGAAGCCGAGCGCCGAGGTCATCAGGCCGATCAGCATCAGGAATTTGTAGCGCCCGACGCGGCTGGCCAGTTGCCCGCTGCCGATGGCCCCGATAATCAGGCCCACCGTGAGCGGAATGGTGGCGGTTCCGGCGGCGGTGGCCGACACGCCCTGCACCTGCACCAAGTACAAGCTGAGGAACAGGATGGCCCCCAAAAAGCCCGCGCCGATCATGAAACGGGCCAAAGCTCCCCAAGCGAAGGTGGGGTTTTTGAACAGGCTCAGCGGCAAAATGGGGCTTTCATGGCGGCTTTCGACAAACAGGAAGGCGATCAGAGACACCGTACTCAGGGCGAACAAGCCGAGAATGGTGGGACTTGTCCAAGCGAAATTGCCGTCCGCACCCCAAGTCAGCGCCAGCAGCAGCGGGATAGTGAAGACCAAGATCAGGAAGGCGCCCAGCCAGTCCACTTTGGCCTGCAACCCGGAAGCGAGGCGCGGCATCTTGGAGTAGATGAACGCCAAAGCGATGAGGCCGATGGGCAAGTTGACGTAAAACACCCAGCGCCAATTGACCTGATCGGTGAGAAAGCCGCCCAAGAGTGGCCCGATGACGCTGCTGAGGCCGAAGACGGCTCCGAACAGGCCCTGATAGCGGGGACGGTCAATGGGTTCGAACAAGTCGGCGATGATGGCAAACGCCACCGCACCCAGCGCTGCCGCGCCCACACCCTGCAGGCCACGGAACACCACGAGCTGCATCATGCCGCCGCCGAACAGGTTGCCGAAGAAGGGTTCGCCTGCCAGCCCGCACAGGGCGCTGCCGATCAGGAAGATCACGATGCCGATCATCAGAATGGGCTTGCGTCCGTACAAATCAGACAGCTTGCCGTAAATGGGCACGAGCGCCGTGTTGGTCAGCAGATACGCGGTGGTGACCCACGAATACAGGCTAAAACCGTTCAGGTCTTGCGCGATTTTGGGCATGGCCGTGGACACGATGGTCTGGTCAAGGGCGCTGAGAAACAGGCCCAGCAAGACGCCGACCAAGATCAGGCGTTTGGTAGGCAAATCCAGCGTTTTGGCGTAATCGATGCGCCCAGCGGGTTCGCCGGGTTGGGTGGGTGCGGTCATGTGTTCTCCGGGGCGGGTTCTGATAGGGACGTTTGGGACGAATGGACAGAGCACAGAGCCGGATCGTTCAGGTCAAGCTGATCCAGCAGGGTGCGAATGGCCCGGTCTGCGGCGTGAATAGACTCGGCGGGCAACGTGGAAAACACCGAGATATAGGCGTCTACGAATCCGGCGTCCATGCGGGTCAGCACGTCACGGCCATCAGCGGTGAGGGCCACCAGCTTTTCTCGGCGGTTTTCGGGGTTTTCTTGCCGCCCAGCCAGCCCGCGCTGCACCAACCGTTCTACGAGGTGGCTGGCGGCGGGCACACTCAAGCGGGCACGCTCGGAAAGCTGCGTGACCGTGAGCGGACTGAGCGCCCGGAGCTGATGCAGCGCGG includes the following:
- a CDS encoding MarR family winged helix-turn-helix transcriptional regulator, whose translation is MTDIEPLANAPNAETPNNQAEASAENRAAAVHLGQAMKRLHRHISSRVMTGMQDELQERDLSFTQIAALHQLRALSPLTVTQLSERARLSVPAASHLVERLVQRGLAGRQENPENRREKLVALTADGRDVLTRMDAGFVDAYISVFSTLPAESIHAADRAIRTLLDQLDLNDPALCSVHSSQTSLSEPAPENT
- a CDS encoding MDR family MFS transporter, coding for MTAPTQPGEPAGRIDYAKTLDLPTKRLILVGVLLGLFLSALDQTIVSTAMPKIAQDLNGFSLYSWVTTAYLLTNTALVPIYGKLSDLYGRKPILMIGIVIFLIGSALCGLAGEPFFGNLFGGGMMQLVVFRGLQGVGAAALGAVAFAIIADLFEPIDRPRYQGLFGAVFGLSSVIGPLLGGFLTDQVNWRWVFYVNLPIGLIALAFIYSKMPRLASGLQAKVDWLGAFLILVFTIPLLLALTWGADGNFAWTSPTILGLFALSTVSLIAFLFVESRHESPILPLSLFKNPTFAWGALARFMIGAGFLGAILFLSLYLVQVQGVSATAAGTATIPLTVGLIIGAIGSGQLASRVGRYKFLMLIGLMTSALGFFFLSTLNADSSYGSVITRMVLLGLGLGPALPLYTTAVQLAVKPWEIGVATSAGQFFQQMGSTIGTAIFGAVLTAGLTSNLSTQFAAQAQANTGSVAAQLNTIGTQIKNGTGGTGDRNAAPRSPEQIKASFDALRANVTKAIETGDAAAIKAIGSSALPAEAKAQLTNIPTGGVPAQARPAALAGALSGVNDGEKIAVASARAQKVAFADTISTIYRYAIIVAIIAFLATLMMPNLAIPTRPKGEKAAPVHVEV